The Pirellulales bacterium region GACTATCGGCATGCAAATCCCGAAAGCGATCGTGGAGTCGAAACAGGACTCGAAAAGCTGTCTGCGGACCTGAACCGTGAACTGGCCGAGGCTCAAGCCTACTTCGACTCGATTGCCGCAGACGAGCGACGTTGGATCGCCGAGGGAGTAAATGTCGATAAAGCCTTCGCCAACAAGTATTACGACTCCCTAGAAGGCACGATCGAGGAAGCCAAGAGACAACTTGCGACTGAGCGGCGGGATGTGCGCGGTAATCCTTATCAAGAAGCGGCGAATCGGGCACTGTTCATCATCGGGGGCATCGTGGTAGGCTTCGCCGTTGCCGTTTGGGGGGCCCGTTTCGCCTATCGTCGAAAACGGTCAACGTCCCACAAACAGAACGACGCGTCAGCGGAATGACTGTGCGAATTGCATTTCGTTTCCTTTTTCGCCTCTTCAGATCCGGCCTCGTTCGGGCCCCGCCGACTCAGTTCTCTCTCGCCATTGTGCGCTGAAAGCGCCACATCGGGCGTGCTCAGGCGGGCGTGACCTGGGCGCGCAAACGGCCGATTCCATCCTACGTCGGGAGCGACGCACCGACGCTACTGGGCAGCGAGCATCGCAGCAAAGTGCAGTGGCACCACGCACTCAGCGTCTCTTGCCACACGATGCACAGAACGGAGTGGCTAAACCTCTGAGAATCCGTGCATTTCGTCGTTGCCTGAGGCGGCTCAATTGCCAACCGCATCCAGGCCGCGCAAAAAAAAGGCCGCCTTGCCGGCGGCCGTATGGAGGTAGGCAGGAGTCGAACCTGCATCTTCGGAGCCGCCCGAACTAGTCTTCGGCTCCGGCGCTTTGCCAATTAAGCTACTCTACCTCCCCCACGAGTGATCTAAAGTCTACCCGGCCTGCGCACAGATTTCCAGCACGGCGCAATCGCTCCACCGATTTCCCATCGCAGAAACCTTACGAAGGCTTGGAATCGACTCCCAGTCCCTTCGGCTCGGGCATGTCTTCCGTGATAGTCTTCCAGCTAGCGCCGTATTCACGCATGGCTCGAAAATCGATTGGCTTGTAGGCCACGTTCAGGGCCGGCGTATCGATCACCTTGTTGGCTTGTTGCCGAGAGTCCATGGCAAAATCGAGGATGCCGCTGACCAGCAGCGTTCGCTCGACAGGGTATGGCGCTCGCCGCGCGCGGAAATGCGCTTGAATGGCGTGCGAGAGGGCTTTGAACAGATTTCGATTCTGCCAAGGACCGACATAAAGCGCCGTGGCCCGCGGCTGATCTTCACCCTTGATCTTGCAGGCAAAGTTCCAGCGCGTGGCGCTGCTGCCCACGGCCAGGGCAGTTGCCGCAAAGCCATCTCGATAGACGACGCGTATGCCATGAATCGCCACGGGCTCGCCGGCTGGCGTCTTGCCGCGCAGCGCCAGCGACCGCGTCAGGTCATGGTCTGCGCCGAGTTCGGCTGCCATAGCCGCCGTGGCCAGCGGGATCGACCATTGCCCCTCGTCGGCCGCTTTCCAGAGCGTTTCACCATCGAGAAACTGGACCTGGCTCACACCCACCTCACCGCCACGGCGCGCTTCGACCATCGACTGCAACACTTCCAAGGCGTGAAAGTCGTACGACTCGACGCCGCCGCCGTGAATCGAAATCGCATCTTCGATCTGCGCCCCGGCAGGCAGCTCCATCGGCGGCCGTCGCTGGGCCAGCGGCACCGAGCTGCCCGCCATGAACGGAATGCGCAACTCTTGGGCCGTGTCGTACATCTCCTTGGCCCAATCCCAGCGAAAGGACAGATGCTTGTCGTTGAAGACCGGCACTGGTCGATTGTCGCGACGGATCACGGCGGCGATCTCGTCGAAGAATCGCTTGCGCGGATATTCCATCTGCCCCTTGGCGTTGACCGGATACTTGCCGTGCTCGCCGATCGACAACACCGCATCGACGGCCATCTCTTTGCCGCCCAGGCAGAGGGCCTCGGCGATCGTCGGATAGATCGGAATCTTGTAGTCGCGAGAAACATCGCGCGACATTTCGCCGGCCGGAAATTGGTCGACGTAGAAGCTGGCCACGTCGAAGTTTGGTTCGATCAACTCGCCATTGAACAGATAGGGCTTGAGGAAGTTCTCCAGAATCACATGGGCGTGGCTACGATACGAGAACTCGGTCAGCACGGCGGCCACTTTCAGACGCTGGCCATCTTTCGGCGCGGGGCCATCCTCGCGTGAGAAACCGAACGAGGGAAGCGCCGTCGAGGCGAGCGCTGCGGCGCCAAACCGGGTGGCGCGTTTGAGAAAATCACGACGATCGTGAGGCAGATGCATCGGTGCGGTTCCTGGGTGTGATCTTCAGGCAGGCGGTGGCCACACACTGTTGTGGCAAACCGTTAGCGGGTCCCAGGCGCACGGTCGTTGTCTAGGCGGATTCTTCCAGTTGGCTGGCCTGGTTCAGCTTGTTGTACAGCGTTTTCAAGCTGATGCCCAGTTCCTTGGCCGCCTTGGGCTTTTGTCCCTGGTGTCTTTCCAGGGATTGCTGGATGACCTGCATTTCGATTTCTTGCAGAGTCTGCGGAACGACGGCCTTGAAATGCGGCCCTTGCAGCCGGCGATGCCCGAAATTCATCGGCAAGTGGGCCGCCGAGACCAGTCCCTCGTCACAGAGGATGGCCGCGTGCTCAACGACGTTGGCCAGTTCGCGGACGTTGCCGGGCCAGCAATGCCCTTCCAAGGCTCGCAGCGCGTCCGAGGTAAACGCCTCGTCCCCCGGTCGCAAATGAGGACGCAAGCGCGCCAACAAATGACGCGCGAGCTCGGCGATGTCGCCTGTGCGTTGTCGCAACGCCGGCAACAAGATTTCGAAGGTATTGATGCGATACATCAAGTCTTCGCGAAAATCTCCATCGTTGACCATTTCCTCCAGATCACGATGCGTGGCGCAGACCGCGCGGACGTCGACGATATGCGATTCGTTGTCGCCCACGCGCCGAATCTCGCCGCTTTCCAACACGCGCAGCAGCTTGGCCTGCATCGCCTTGGGCAGCTCGCCGATCTCGTCCAAGAATATCGTGCCACCGTTGGCCACTTCGAACAGGCCAATGCGATGCTCGTCTGCGCCGGTAAAGGCCCCTTTGCGGTGCCCAAAAAGTTCGCTCTCGATCAGGCTCTCGGGCAGCGCCCCGCAGTTGACCACCACGAATGGCATTTCGCGTCGCAGGCTCTGATCGTGCACGGCACGTGCGACCAACTCCTTGCCGGTGCCGGTTTCACCACGCACTAACACTGTCGAGTTGGTGGGAGCCACCTTGGCGATCAGATCGCGAATCTTGAGCATTTGCGAGGACTCGCCGACCAATTGCGAGGTCCCCTCCAGACGCTCGACCTGGCGCTTCAGGGCGCGGTACTTGTTCGTCAGCTCGCGCTTGGCGGCCACGCGCGTCAACAAAACCTCGAGCTCTACCAGCTTGCAAGGCTTCGTCAGGTAGTCGAACGCGCCTTGGCGCATGGCGGCCACGGCTGTCTCCAGCGACGACTTGCCGGTGAGCACCACGGCTTCGGTCTCGGGCGAGAGCTTTTTGGCGCGGGCGATGACTTCGATACCCGACATGCCGGGCATGTCGAGATCGACGAGTATGCAGTCATAGGTGTTTCGCTCGAGCGCTGCGGCGGCGGTGAGCCCATCGGGGCAGACCGTCACCTCGTGCCCCATGCGGGGCAGCTCCAGGCTCATCAACCCCTGGAGCGACTTCTCGTCGTCGGCGAAAAGGAGCTTCAGTCGTTTATGCGGCTTGGTAGCGATCTTCGGTCTCCTTCTGGCTAGCTGCAAGCGGCAGGCGGACGCGGAACATCGATCCGTGGCTGGGCCCTTCGCTATGAACGTCAATAGATCCGTCGTGATCCGAGATAATGCTGTAGACGATCGACAGCCCGAGGCCGGTCCCCTGCCCTCCTCGACGTCGCGTGAAGAACGGCTCGAAAAGTTGTTCGAGCACATCGGGGGTCATGCCACAGCCGTTGTCGGTGACGACAATCTCCGCCTGGCCCGCCTGTTCACTCAACGCTACGCGCACTGTGCCGCCCGATTCGAGGCTGTCCAGTCCGTTGGTTAGCAAGTTCAGCACGACCTGCTTGATTTCCTGCGGATTGACCGAAGCCATCAGGGCGCCGCCGGGAGCAAGTTCGAGCTGCTTTTCGTGGTATCTGCCCAAATGGCCCAGCATGTCGATCACGCCCTGCACCAATTCGCGGAGGTCGATCGTCTGGCGTTTGAACTCGCCGATGCGCGAGAAATCGAGCAACCGCTCGGTAATCTCCTTGCACCGAAAGGCTTCGTCCTGGATCATCCGTAAGTAGTGCTTCACCACGTCGTATTGCTTGTCGTCGACCGGCACCACTTCGTCCATGCGCCCTTCGAGCGACTCGGCGCACAACGCGATCGAAGCCAGCGGGTTGTTGATCTCGTGGGCCACGCCGGCGGCCAAGAAGCCGACGCTGGCCAGTTGTTCGCTACGGACGACCTGCTTGGTGCGGACTTGCACCTGGCGATCGAGATCGTCGCGGACTGCCTGGAAGCGGGCTGTCATGTCGTTCATCGCGCCAGCCAACTCCGACATTTCATCGTGCGCTTTCAGGCGGATACGGTGAGCGAACTCGCCGGATGCCACTCGGCGCGAACCTTGGATCAGCACGCGCAGCGGCTGGAAAATCCATTGATAGAAGAGTTTGACGAACAATCCCAGCATGACGGCCGCGGTGACGCTGGTCACCCAGGTGAGAATGATCAGGGCGCGATACTCGGCGCGGGCCTGATCCGTCACCTCGCCGAACGCCTCCTGAAAGTTGAACAGTAGCCGGCCTGACAAGCGCTGCAACTCGCGCAGGTCTTCGTTCAGTCGATCGCGCGTGGGCGAATCCGTGGCCCATTCGCCCGAGCCGAGCACGGAACCAATCCGCGGCAGCACCTGGTCGATATCGGCCGTCGTATTTCGTTGCGAGTCGGCGCTGCCAAATTGGCGCCGATAGCGATTGAACGTGTCGGTAAGAATCAACAGCTTGTGCTTGAAGTCTTCGCCCGCCACGCGGGCTGAAATGCCGCGGGCTCCGCCCCCCATCTCGAGATTCGAGGCGCTGAGGGCGCCGCGCAGGTCGCCGACGTTCTTGCTGAATTCGTTGAGCAGCGGGAGTTCCGTTTCGACGCGGCCGTGCAAATTGCGCACGAGTGCCCGATAGGCATACAATCCCTGGAGCCCACCCCAGGAGAGAGTGCCTACGATCACGAGCAATAGCGACAAGCCGACCAGCAGCTTGTCGCGAATCGGCCACCTTGATAGCAAACGCGACCTCCCTGTCGCTCGAGCAGATGCACAGACGTGCCCTTGGTGAAAGAAAGGCGAACAGCCGTCACCATGCGGGCCGCGGAGTGTACCATCGGCGGCGGAAACGAAGCAAGACGCGTCGCCAGGATCGTCCGGGGCGTGCAATCCATCGAATCGCGTTCGTCTTTCCGAGCCGCGGTAGGCTTGTCACGCGATGTCGGAACGCTGCGGGTCCATCAGTAATGCGCACTGCTGAATAAGCCAGCTGTGGCACCCATAGCGACTATTTCCGTGTCGCGGGCATTGACGCTAGCAGCCGACTGCATCGACTTTGGAAGCGGCGTTGACTCGTCCCCCTGCGCTCTGCTACCGTCCGCGAGCTTGCAACTTGCCTTGGATGCTTCCGCCCGCCGTGACATGCCACAGCCAGCCCTACCATCTCCTCAGTGGTACCGCCGTCCGACCGCGCGCCGCAGCATTGTCTTTGTGGCTATCGCGGTACTGGCCGTGTCGGGCTATCACTTGTTGTGGCGACAGCACGTAAAGCGGTTTCAGACCGTGCGGCCCGGGGTTCTCTATCGCGTGGCACAGCCCAGCGAGTTGGGCATGCGCTATCTTGTGCAACATCACGGCGTGAAAACTGTCGTCAACCTGCGATTGGAAGATGACCATCTGCGGCGTGGCGTGCTAGCCGTGGGCGCTCCGACCGGTGAGGTCGAATCGCAATTCGTCACCGAACTGGGCGTACGCCACCTGCAGTGGAACATGGGGCGCGAGGCCTGCTGGCCCTGGTTAAGCCCTTGGCAGTACGAAGAATTCTTTCGCCTGTTCGACGAGCCGGCGAACCTGCCCATCGCCGTCCACTGCGTCAGTGGGCGGCATCGCACCGGCACGATCGCGGCGCTATTTCGCCTGGAATACGATCATTGGCCCATCGAGCGTGTACTGGCCGAGATGTATTCGTTTAGCTTCGGCGTGCCCATCCCGCTGCAAGAAATGAACCTACGGACCTACGTGGCACGGCCTCAGCCCTCTGCTCGACAGTGGCAAGCGTTGCGAAGCGCGTGGGCCGGCTACTTTCACAACGAGCTACCGACGGACTATGCCGAATTCGTTCGCGCTTTGCGCACCAGTAATGACCCGGCGGCCGTCCGCGAGGAGCTAGAATCGCAGCTATCGCGCGAAAGCACGTTTGCTTTGCCGCTGACGGCCCGACTGATTGATGCCCCCGATGATGCCGCTTGTTCGGCCTCGTCGGCTGCCGCCGACCAATGCCTGCGACGTTTCGCCGGGCGCGCCTTGGAAAATAGAGCCGATAATGGTGCCGAAGGACACGTGCGAGACGATTCCGAAGAAGCAGCGCGCGTCGACCTAACGTCCGCGGCATCCTTGGTGGCCGACTTTGGCACGCACGAACAGCAGCAACATTTGCTCGACCTGCTCGGCGCGGGCAAAGTGCAACCTGTCGTCACGCCGGAATTCCGCGCCATCGCCGCCGGCGTGTCGAACCGCTATACGGGGAATCGGGCGGCATTCTTGACGGTGCTGCTCGACGACGTGCGAATCATGCCCGATACGGGTTCGGTCGCCGTGCGTTTTTGCGACATGGCGATCGCGCACTTGTCGGCGATCTTAGACGCGCGGCTCATCAATGTCGGCTCGCAGCCGACACGCGACGACTGGGAACAAGCCCGCCTGAGGGCCAAGGCGTGGATGAGCGAGCACCCGCAAATGGCTCGCCTCGGCGCATTGCAGCGCCCGAGCGGTCGCGATACGCTTCGCTAACCGCAGCACGCCTTGAAACGTCCCGCTTCTTCGGGCGTGCGCATTTCAGCGTAGAGGTGTACGCGATTTTGTTGCGCGCCTGTGAAGTGCGCCGAGCGCGCGGCAAAATATTCCGCATCAAAAAACGTAACAGGTGGCAGCACGCATGAATCACAAGAATCTTTCGGTCGTGGCATTAATTCTCGCAACATGCACTTTGACTTGGCGCCCAGCGGAATTGCGTGCCGACGATCCTCTCAAAGCCTTTCCGACAGCCGAAAACTCGGCGGCAGATCGGGTCAAGCGGCTGAACGCCAGTGAGCTGCGTGCCATCAAACTTCCGGGCGATAAAAATCAGCTCGTCTTTAGCATGACCGTCAGTCCGCCTTCTGAGGGGCCGCAGGATGCCGCGGCGGCGACGGAGCCTTGGCTAAGGGTGTTTGCAGATGGACGCATCGATTGCAGCTCCCACGACCTGGCAACCGAACGTCGCGACGACAAATTGACGAAGGACGAACTTCTCTGGCTTTTGCACCTGGCCGTTAACGAATGCCAGTTGCTGACCCGCAGCACGAAGGATATTGAAACTGCCTACAAGAAGGAAAATCCCGATCCGCCCCCCAAGGACCAACCGCAGCGTAACGAGCAATATCACGTCAATCTGCCGTCAGGGACTAATGATCTCATCCTGCCTGAGTGGGCGTTAATACTGCGATCATTACGGGGGCAAATGAAACTCGGTGCTTTTTCCAGCTTGCACACTTATGCCAGATACCTGGCGGCACGCCCCTTTCTCGGAACGTCCAAAGAGCGGCAGGAACTTCTCGACCAATTAAATGCCAGGCTGAAAGCAGAAAAACCCGATCTCCCTCCCTTTCGCATGGAGCACCTGGGCAGTGCGCTTCAAATGAAGGGTTTCGATCTCGTGGCGGGCTTTGAGCAAGAGATTGAACTAGAACCAAACAAGTTCAAACGCGTGATGGGGACCGTCATGCGCAAACAAAAAGGGATGCCGCCGGAATTCTTGATCCGGACAATGGACTTCAGCAAGTACAGGCCGTAAGAGTGCGTGCCCTATCCGGTGAAAGGCCACGAGATGGCAATCGTCATCTCACCTCACGCCTGATCGAGCGCTTGCGCCAGATCGGCCAGCAAGTCTTCGGTGTTTTCGACGCCGCAGGCGAGACGGATCATGTTATCGGGGATGCCGAAACGCTTGCGGTCCTCGGGCGAGCATTGATAGTAGCTCATCACCAAAGGCTGCTCGATCAGCGACTCTACGCCGCCGAGGCTGGGGCCGATGCGGGGTAGTTTGACCGCGTCGACCACGCGCGCCGTGGATTGCCAATCGGCGCCTTTGACCAGAAACGTAACCAACCCGCCGTACCCGCGCATCGTGCGACGCGCCACGGCGTGGTAGGGATGGTCCGCCAGCCCCGGATAGTAGACGCGCTCGATGTTGGGATGGCCGGCGAGGAATTCGGCCACGGCCTGACCGTTCTGGTTGTGCCGCTGCATCCGCAGCTCGAAGGTTTTCAAACCGCGTTCGAGCAGGTACATGTTATGCGGCGAATTGATGGCCCCCATGATGCCGCGCAGGTTGCGGACCGATTCGAGTTTTTCGGCCGTCGACACGATGACGCCGGCCAATAAGTCGTTGTGACCGGCCAGGTATTTTGTGGCTGAGTGCAGCACGTAGTCGACTCCAGCCTCGAGGGGCCGAATGTTGTACGGCGTGCCCAGCGTGGCGTCGATCAAGGTCGCGACTTTGCGGCGGCGGCCGATATCGACGAAACGTTCCAGGTCGACGATGCTCAGATGCGGATTGGTCGGAGATTCGCTGATCAAGAATTTGGTGGCCGGCGTGATAGCGGCTTCCATCGCCTGATAGTCACAAGCCGGGACCTGGCGCGTCACCACGCCGAATCGCGCGAGGTGCTTGGTGCAAAACTCGCGGCTGCGGTGGTAACACTCGTCGAAAAAGACGACTTCGTCACCGGCGTTGAGCTTGGACATCAACAGGCCGACCATCGCCGACATGCCGGTGGTGAATAAGAGCGCCGCTTCTCCCCCTTCGAGTGCCGCGAGTTTGCGCTCGACGACTTTCTCGCCGGGGTTGCCGTAGCGGCCGTATTCCTCGCGCGGTTGCTTTTGCTCGAGAAAGTCGATCACCGCTTGCGTCGAGGCGAAGGTATAAGTCGACGCACAAAAGATCGGGTCGGTGATCGAGTCGCCGAACTTCTGACGGTCTTCGCCGCCGTGGACCGCAATCGTCGACATGCCCTGGCCGTGCTGGGGCGCGTTTTCGCTCATCGGACGTTCTCCCACTCGAGGTCGCACCTATCGGCGCAAGGCACCGACGCCGTGGGATTTCGTCGACCAATAAAAAAACCGCAGGCCCGCCGAAGAGCGGTTGCGGCTTTCACTGGTCAAGCTGAATCGTTACTAAGGCGTCGAAAATACCGGTCGTAACGATGGCTCTTTAGCAGTTACTGGCTGCAAGCGGCCGCAAATCCCGTTGGGTTGCATTGTAGTGAGCCGCCTGCGACAGAGCAAGCAGACGTCCGGCGGTTAGCGATCAAATGCGTGCTGTTCTGCCGGCCAGTTGTTACAATAAAGCTCGCCCTCAGGCGGTCCCTTT contains the following coding sequences:
- a CDS encoding sigma-54 dependent transcriptional regulator; this translates as MKLLFADDEKSLQGLMSLELPRMGHEVTVCPDGLTAAAALERNTYDCILVDLDMPGMSGIEVIARAKKLSPETEAVVLTGKSSLETAVAAMRQGAFDYLTKPCKLVELEVLLTRVAAKRELTNKYRALKRQVERLEGTSQLVGESSQMLKIRDLIAKVAPTNSTVLVRGETGTGKELVARAVHDQSLRREMPFVVVNCGALPESLIESELFGHRKGAFTGADEHRIGLFEVANGGTIFLDEIGELPKAMQAKLLRVLESGEIRRVGDNESHIVDVRAVCATHRDLEEMVNDGDFREDLMYRINTFEILLPALRQRTGDIAELARHLLARLRPHLRPGDEAFTSDALRALEGHCWPGNVRELANVVEHAAILCDEGLVSAAHLPMNFGHRRLQGPHFKAVVPQTLQEIEMQVIQQSLERHQGQKPKAAKELGISLKTLYNKLNQASQLEESA
- a CDS encoding HAMP domain-containing sensor histidine kinase, with the protein product MLSRWPIRDKLLVGLSLLLVIVGTLSWGGLQGLYAYRALVRNLHGRVETELPLLNEFSKNVGDLRGALSASNLEMGGGARGISARVAGEDFKHKLLILTDTFNRYRRQFGSADSQRNTTADIDQVLPRIGSVLGSGEWATDSPTRDRLNEDLRELQRLSGRLLFNFQEAFGEVTDQARAEYRALIILTWVTSVTAAVMLGLFVKLFYQWIFQPLRVLIQGSRRVASGEFAHRIRLKAHDEMSELAGAMNDMTARFQAVRDDLDRQVQVRTKQVVRSEQLASVGFLAAGVAHEINNPLASIALCAESLEGRMDEVVPVDDKQYDVVKHYLRMIQDEAFRCKEITERLLDFSRIGEFKRQTIDLRELVQGVIDMLGHLGRYHEKQLELAPGGALMASVNPQEIKQVVLNLLTNGLDSLESGGTVRVALSEQAGQAEIVVTDNGCGMTPDVLEQLFEPFFTRRRGGQGTGLGLSIVYSIISDHDGSIDVHSEGPSHGSMFRVRLPLAASQKETEDRYQAA
- a CDS encoding tyrosine-protein phosphatase; translation: MAIAVLAVSGYHLLWRQHVKRFQTVRPGVLYRVAQPSELGMRYLVQHHGVKTVVNLRLEDDHLRRGVLAVGAPTGEVESQFVTELGVRHLQWNMGREACWPWLSPWQYEEFFRLFDEPANLPIAVHCVSGRHRTGTIAALFRLEYDHWPIERVLAEMYSFSFGVPIPLQEMNLRTYVARPQPSARQWQALRSAWAGYFHNELPTDYAEFVRALRTSNDPAAVREELESQLSRESTFALPLTARLIDAPDDAACSASSAAADQCLRRFAGRALENRADNGAEGHVRDDSEEAARVDLTSAASLVADFGTHEQQQHLLDLLGAGKVQPVVTPEFRAIAAGVSNRYTGNRAAFLTVLLDDVRIMPDTGSVAVRFCDMAIAHLSAILDARLINVGSQPTRDDWEQARLRAKAWMSEHPQMARLGALQRPSGRDTLR
- a CDS encoding aminotransferase class I/II-fold pyridoxal phosphate-dependent enzyme gives rise to the protein MSTIAVHGGEDRQKFGDSITDPIFCASTYTFASTQAVIDFLEQKQPREEYGRYGNPGEKVVERKLAALEGGEAALLFTTGMSAMVGLLMSKLNAGDEVVFFDECYHRSREFCTKHLARFGVVTRQVPACDYQAMEAAITPATKFLISESPTNPHLSIVDLERFVDIGRRRKVATLIDATLGTPYNIRPLEAGVDYVLHSATKYLAGHNDLLAGVIVSTAEKLESVRNLRGIMGAINSPHNMYLLERGLKTFELRMQRHNQNGQAVAEFLAGHPNIERVYYPGLADHPYHAVARRTMRGYGGLVTFLVKGADWQSTARVVDAVKLPRIGPSLGGVESLIEQPLVMSYYQCSPEDRKRFGIPDNMIRLACGVENTEDLLADLAQALDQA